ATCTTTACAATCAGGTAAACGATCATCATCCACATTGTAACCTTCACAAGGCTCTGGTAAACCTCTGTTTCAGGCTGTCTCCCGTATGCCCTCGCAGCCAGTGAGCCTTCAAAGGTAACCATTGCCGGCCCAAGGAAAAAGGCTGACCAGACAAAGAAGAACGGGATAATCATTGACCACCATAAGGGATTAAGCTTGTCTACCGCTACCACGAAGAGCGAACCCAGCGACGATTGATGCAGGGTAGGCAGGATAATTCCTAAAATCAGCAAAAAGGGCATTGCTTTTTCGAGGATGCCTTTCAGAGGACGGGACCTTACCCTTTCAAAGAAAATATCTCCGAACTCAAGGACTTGAACTAGCGTGTATAAAGCAATGCACCAGAATACTTCGAACAAAACAGAATGGTATCCCCAGTAAAAGAAGGGGCGCCAGCAGTTATGCCACCTTCCGATGTCAAACAGAAGGCTGACCAGGGCGATTATGTAGCCCAGCATGGAGGTTACAAGCGCTGCGCGGGCAATCGGCGCATATTTTTCTCTGTGCAGGACATGGACGATCAGCGCAGTGCTGAAGCCGCCGCCGGCTAGTGCGATTCCGCAGAGCAAATCAAAGCCGATCCACAATCCCCACGGCCAGTCGTCATTTAAATTAGTTACCGCGCCAAGTCCGAGGACAAAACGGAAGATTGCCGCAACAACCATAATTGCCACTAAAGCCATTAAAATATATCTTGTGGTTGTGAGCCGGAATGTCCACTTTCCAAAACGCCAGATTTTATAATTCACCTAAACGAGCACCTCCTTATTCCTCGTCTTGGACAGGCGCATACATTTCTTCCTCATGATGAACTTCGGCCCGTCTTTTGTTATAAGTATATAATGCAGTCAGGATTGCTCCCCAGCCCACAAAAATCCAGGGAGTCCACTTGAGGATATCCCATGAATATAGAGGAATCGGTTTTTCGGAAACATTTGTTTTAAAGCCAAGTTCCTCAAAGGGAACGTCGGAGATATACATCCAGGAAGTGCCCCCGTATTCTTTTTCTCCATAAACATGTTTAATGTAGTTGGGGTTACTGTCAATTCTTTGATGAGCCTCGGCAAGTATTTCTTCTCTTTCTCCAAATTGCAGGGCGCCGGTCGGGCATGTCGTCACACAGGCGGGCTTATCCCCTTCCTTCATACGGTCGTAACAGAACCGGCACTTGCGGACAAAGGGAAATGCTTTGTCCCATTCAAACTTCGGCACTGAAAACGGACAGGCGATCATGCAGTAGCGGCAGCCGACGCAGTAATCCTGGTTTAGTTCGGTTGGCTTGTAAATTACCGCGCCTTCTTTTGTCTTCACAAAAGAATGGGTAAAACATGCTGATTCACAGGCCGGCTCGTCGCAATGCATGCACTGAGTCTTGACGAACCGCCATTTTAACTGGCCCTCTTTTTCAATCAGGTGGTAGCCTACCCGCGTCCAATTGGTGGCAGTTAAATCCGGGGGATTATCCCAATTGTTATTAAAACCAGTCGGCGTGGCGGGCAAATCATTCCATGATTTGCAGGCGACCTGACAGCTTCTGCAGCCAATGCAGCGGGAAACATCCACTAGGACACCTTTGGGCATTTTTACACCTCCATTATGCCTTCTTTTTTATATTGCAGAGGAAGGCTTTATATTCCGGGATATTTGTATTTGGATCGCCGACACAGGGTGTTAAATCGTTAGCTGTGGCTCCGGGAGCCAGACCAGCATAACCCCAGTGCCAGGGAAGACCAATAATCTCAACTATGCCGCCGTTTACTTTCATTGGTTGTATAATAGGCAGGACATTGGCCTTGCATTCGATTTCACCTCGGGCGCTGCTTACAACAACAGTATCACCCGCGTTGATGCCGAGCTGTTTAGACAGTTGCGGAGAGATAGTGGCAAACATTTCAGGCATCAGTTCTACCAGCCAGGGGCTGTTTCTGGTCACGGCGCCGCTCTGATAATGTTCGATCAACCGGTGTGTTGTAGCAATGTAGGGGAATTCCTTACTGCCTGTTTCGGCCAACTTGCTGAAGTTCCCCTTGCGTTTGGTAGCTAAAGGATTGCTTTGCTGTTTGCTGATCAGGTTCTTGACAGGGCTTTCCACCGGCTCATAATGCACGGTTAAAGGACCATCCTTCATTCCTGAAGAGAACAGTTTTCCAACGCCTTCAGGGACCATGATGAACGGCGCCTTGGCGGTTTTCTCCGGCGGTACCGGCTCTTTAGTTTTCGCGTCCTTGGCGCCGAAATCAGGCACATCGTTGGTTACCCACTTAGCGCCGTCCCATTGAACCAGCATTCTTTTCGGATCCCAGGGCTGGCCTGCCGGGTCGCATGAACAGCGGTTATAAACGATGCGCCGATTTAAAGGCCAGGCAAAGGACCACTTAGGATAAAGCCCCAGGCCGCTTTTATCCGTATCAATTCTTCTTTTGCAGGCAGGTACTTTGGCATCGGGGTCTTCGAACCAATAACCGGCAAAAATCCATACTCCGCAGGCGGTAGCGCCGTCATCAGTTAATTTGGCAAACGAGTCCAGAGTAACTCCGTCAGCTATGGTATATCCGTTTATTTCTTTGCCAATTTTGTCGAGATCGGGCTCATCCATTCCGGCGGTGTCATAATTCCAGACCATTTTCATAATCGGATCTGTAAAAACACCTCCGGACTTGTATTCATTACGGATTGCTTTAAAAAGACGATCGGCGATCCAGAGGTCGCTTTCAGCTTCGCCGGGAGGGTCGACAGCCTTCCAGCGGAACTGGATCCATCGTCCGCTGTTTGATACCGTACCTTCTTTTTCGAAAGACATAGCTGCCGGCAGCATAAAGACTTCCGTTTTAATGTCGGCGGGGTTTACACCGGGGCGTTTCCAGAAAGTTGCCGTTTCTGTCGGGAACAGATCAACGGAAACCATCCAGTCCAGCTTCTCCATGGCCTTACGTCCGGCCGAAGCAAGCGGCCCGCCTACAGCAGGGTTCTGTCCCCAGGCAAAAAAGCCCTTGATTACTCCTTCGTCCATTTTTTCGAAGATAGCCATGTGTGAATGGTCTTTGCCGTCTAATTTGGGCAGCCAGTCGTAGCGGAAATCATTTTCTTTGGCGGCTTCCTCGCCGTACCAGGCTTTCAGCATGCTGATCAAAAACTTGGGCTTATTGGACCAGTAGCTTGTCTTTGGTGTTTCTACTTTTATATACTCTTCAAGAGTGGGATGTTTGGGCGCAACGGGGCAGTTAAGATAGCCGGGTATATAGTGATATAACATGGCCATATCTGTTGAACCCTGCACGTTTGATTCGCCGCGCTGTGCGTTTACCCCGCCCCCGGCGATTCCTATATTGCCGAGCAGCAGCTGGACCATGGCCGTCCCCCGGACATTCTGGCCGCCGTAGCTGTGCTGGGTAATCCCCATGGCATAGATCAAATTGCCTGCCTTATCCCGTTTTCCGGTGGCGCCATATGCGTCGTATGCTTCACGCAGAAGGCTTTCCGGAGCGCCGGTTATTTGGCTGACCGTGTTTAAGTCATAACGGGACATATGCTGCTTCAAAATCTGGAATACACACCTAGGGTCCTGCAAAGTCGGGTCTTTTTTGATCTCGTCTCCGTCTTTCTGATAGTCCCATTTTTTGCTGTCATAAGTAAATTTACCGTCTTTAACCTCCGCTCCCGAGAAAAGCCCTTCTTCATAAGCATAGTCAGGGCTGACCAGGCAGGAAGCGTTGGTATAATTTAAAACATAGTCGTAGAAGAAAAGGTTGTTTTCAATAACATAGTTCATCATGCCGTTGAGGAAAGCTATGTCTGTCCCCGGACGTATACGCACATGGATATCCGCCTTGGAAGCGGTTTTCGTATACCTTGGGTCAACGACGATGACCTTTGCTCCCTTTGATTTTGCCATGCCTATCCAGCGCATCGATTGGGGGTGGTTTTCAGCGACGTTGGCGCCGATGATTAAAAAGGCGTCAGCGTTTCTGTAATCAATGAAATGATTCGTCATCACGCCTCTGCCGAAAGAGTTGGCCAGACCGGCCACTGTTGAGGAGTGTCACAGACGGGCGTGATGGTCCAGGTTAATTACCCCAAGCGCACGGTGTATTTTATGGAGCAGATAATTCTCTTCGTTGTCTAAAGAAGCGCTGCCCAGATGGGCGATGGTTTCAGTACAGTTGATTGTAACCCCTTTATCATCTTTAAATTTAAAGCTTGCATCACGGGTTTTTTTAACCCTCTTGGCGATTTCCGAAAAGGCCCAATCCCAATCTTTTACCTCCCAATCACTGCTTCCCGGCGCCCGGTAAAGCACTTCCGTTACCCGGTTCTTATTGGGAACACGTTTATCGATTTTTTCTACGACAGTGTGGGTGTCCGAAATACCAGCTCCCTTGGGGCATAAGGAACCAAGATTGATAGGATGATCCGGATCGCCTTCGATATGGGTTATCTGATTGTCTTCCGAATAAATAATGATACCGCATCCGCAGCCGCAATAGGCGCAGATGGTCGGTGTTTCTTTGGCTCTTTTTATTTTTGAAGGGGGAACATCAAAACTGGGATGTTCCCCGCCGCTTGCAATAGCCGGGACGGCTGCCGCTCCTTCAAACAAAGCTGTACCGGCTGTGCCTATTCCTAGATACTTTAAAAAATCACGACGGCTAAGATCTTTTTTCATTTTATTTAATCATTAAACCTCCTTTAACCAAGATTTCTTAAAAGCTTTTTATGATATAAGCATTCCTCCTTAATGATTTTTCTGCATTAGTCGTCAGCAATCTTTCGGCTTTAACGCAAAAGAAAAATTATTGCGGTTTACTTTTTAGTCTACTCGTAATGCTGACTGCTTATTTAAATTAACAATCAACTGGCGGCAGATTGTGCGCCAGTAAGCTCATCCAACTCTTCGGCACGTTTCCTCCGGGCGATGCCCCTTTCGACCAGGCGGACGATCCAGATGCTCACTTCATAAAGAAAATAAAGGGGCCCGCTGACCAGCAAACAGGTTATCATATCCGGTGTCGGGGTAATTACAGCAGCAATAACAATAATTGCCAGGAAGGCATAACGCCTGTTCCTGGCTAATAACTTGTAACTGATCAGTTCCAGTTTGGCCAGGAAAAAGGCTACCAGGGGCATCTCAAAGATAATCCCGAAAGGCAGCAAAAAAGTAATTGTAAAAGAAATATATTTGTCGATTGTCAGCATCGGCAACAATGAAGGACCGGCAAAACGCAGAAGAAACATTATGCCGTAGCGGTATACTCCAAAGAATCCAAAGACTACACCGCCCCAAAAACAGATAAAAGATACCAGGACGCTTAAGGTAAAATAAACTTTCTCATGTTTCCTTAAGGCCGGCATGATAAAGCTCCAGATCTGCCAGAGGATAATCGGCAGGGCAGCCAGGAAACCGGCAAAAAAAGATACTTTAATTTTTACAAAAAAAGCTTCCGTAACGCCTGTAAAGATAACCCGGTGGCCCAGTTTAGTCAGGGGGTCAAGAAGAAAGGCCAAAATCCGGTCACTGAAAAAATAAGCAGCCACAGCCAGTACAGTCGTTGCTACGAGAGAAACTATGATTACCCGGCGGAGCTCCTCCAGGTGTTCCATAACAGGCATTTCACCATGCTTTTCGGCCAAATCAACCACTTTCCCTTTGAATGATTAACCTTTTGTCGCCTTGACCGCCTGAGAACCTTCTTTGTCAGCGACTGCTTCCAGATTTTCTTCGATTACTTCCTTTGAGGAACGTCTGAATTCCTTAATAGTTTTACCGATTGCCTTCCCAACCTCGGGTAATTTGCCGGGGCCGAAAATAATCAGGGCGAGAGCGACTACCAAAATTAGTTCAGGGGCTCCAATATGCGGCATTTTTGTTTACCTTCCTTTCAGTAATTTCAATATCAATAACTTTAATGCTTACTATTCTGCGCAGCAGAAAATATTCCTGCTAGCCGGTTTCGTTTTGCTTCAAGTCAGATAATGGCAGCTCAGGTTGAATATTTATATAGCCTTCGCGTAAAGCCAGAATATCCAAATAGACCGTATTAATGTCTTCCCAAAAGAGGTCCGCTGTGCCTTCCATTTTTCTCTCGTCAATTGTTTTTATATACCCGGAACAATTTTCACAATAATAAATGCGGTATTTTTCTTCTCCTTCGGCTCTTAAAAATTGCGATTCCGGATTTGCGCAGTAAGGACAGCCAATGCGTTGAAAACGCCATTTAACTTCGCATAATCCGCAATATAAATACCTTCTGCCGACCTCCTTTTCTAACAAAGATAAACTGGGCCGGCCTCCACAAACAGGGCATGAACCTTTCATCCATTCTTCAAGGTCATATACCGGCGAAGCTATCTTTCCAAACTGCCGCATTAGAGGTTTAACCGTATGAGTTATCAAAAAACCAAATGTTTCAGACGAGACATCATTTTTGAGAAGAGCAAGCAAGTTTACCCCGGGCTTGAATACATTGTCGACAAACAATTCCCTCTCAGATATTTCTACAGGAAGAGCCGATAATATCTGCCGGCATTCATTTTTCAGGTACGGATAATGGTCAATAATGATTTCACTAACCTTTTCTAAAAGAATAAAGAAGTAACTGGCATTCACCTGTGGTGAGCAGATATTCAGGAGCGGGATTTTGTTTTCCTGTCCGTAACTGATCATTTGGGGCCCGGGCGGGGCAAAAATAATACTTTCCTCAGGAAGTAATAGCTGGGATAATTTGCTATAGAAGTCAACAAGTACCTGCGGTGTTATATTGCTGTTCATGTTTTTTTCTCCCCCTATTCTCATAAAATAACTTCGCTAACTTACGACAAATTCCTGCTAATGAATGTCCTTAAATATATTTTGTTAGCTGTTATGTGTAATTTATTTTTCAAATTAGCAGGATTTTATCCGGAAATGTATAATTATCTTGTATAATTATCTTACTTAGATTATCTTACTTAGATTATAATACGTTAGTTCTCCGAGCCTGATTACCTGCGGCAATAGCTATGGTCTTCAGGCCGCTGGGTATATCCGGAAACAGGTATGCCTCCCGTTATGGAAAGGGGAATATGTGTAAGTTTAAAGTCTTTTTGTGGCTTTTAACTGACATGTCTTCTTTCGGGCATGGCAGTTTTTTAATCTTTCCAGAATCTATTTTTTAAAGCAAGTATTATTATGTCAATTTTCGATAGATTTATGGCATTGTTCACAAACACATAGTCGGCACAGGCACTATGAGGAAAGTGATATAAAGTTTAGCCGCTGCTATATTATTCCCGGGCTTGATAAACTGGAGCAGTAAGCCACGGTTATCAGGCGAGTGGGTATACCTTGGAACTGGTTCACCTTCCATTATGGAAAGTGATACGAAAGTCAAGGTTTCTTTAGGCCGTTACTGTCATACATATGGCAGTTTTAGTAAAACCTCCTTTAACCCTTAACAACTGAATAGTATGATGAGGTTTGTTAAACGCGGGATTAGAGAGATAACCGGGCCTATGATGGTTAATTTTCTAAAAAAGCGTTTGCGGGCT
Above is a window of Desulfotomaculum sp. DNA encoding:
- the fdnG gene encoding formate dehydrogenase-N subunit alpha; the protein is MKKDLSRRDFLKYLGIGTAGTALFEGAAAVPAIASGGEHPSFDVPPSKIKRAKETPTICAYCGCGCGIIIYSEDNQITHIEGDPDHPINLGSLCPKGAGISDTHTVVEKIDKRVPNKNRVTEVLYRAPGSSDWEVKDWDWAFSEIAKRVKKTRDASFKFKDDKGVTINCTETIAHLGSASLDNEENYLLHKIHRALGVINLDHHARLUHSSTVAGLANSFGRGVMTNHFIDYRNADAFLIIGANVAENHPQSMRWIGMAKSKGAKVIVVDPRYTKTASKADIHVRIRPGTDIAFLNGMMNYVIENNLFFYDYVLNYTNASCLVSPDYAYEEGLFSGAEVKDGKFTYDSKKWDYQKDGDEIKKDPTLQDPRCVFQILKQHMSRYDLNTVSQITGAPESLLREAYDAYGATGKRDKAGNLIYAMGITQHSYGGQNVRGTAMVQLLLGNIGIAGGGVNAQRGESNVQGSTDMAMLYHYIPGYLNCPVAPKHPTLEEYIKVETPKTSYWSNKPKFLISMLKAWYGEEAAKENDFRYDWLPKLDGKDHSHMAIFEKMDEGVIKGFFAWGQNPAVGGPLASAGRKAMEKLDWMVSVDLFPTETATFWKRPGVNPADIKTEVFMLPAAMSFEKEGTVSNSGRWIQFRWKAVDPPGEAESDLWIADRLFKAIRNEYKSGGVFTDPIMKMVWNYDTAGMDEPDLDKIGKEINGYTIADGVTLDSFAKLTDDGATACGVWIFAGYWFEDPDAKVPACKRRIDTDKSGLGLYPKWSFAWPLNRRIVYNRCSCDPAGQPWDPKRMLVQWDGAKWVTNDVPDFGAKDAKTKEPVPPEKTAKAPFIMVPEGVGKLFSSGMKDGPLTVHYEPVESPVKNLISKQQSNPLATKRKGNFSKLAETGSKEFPYIATTHRLIEHYQSGAVTRNSPWLVELMPEMFATISPQLSKQLGINAGDTVVVSSARGEIECKANVLPIIQPMKVNGGIVEIIGLPWHWGYAGLAPGATANDLTPCVGDPNTNIPEYKAFLCNIKKKA
- a CDS encoding Ni/Fe-hydrogenase cytochrome b subunit produces the protein MWRFGKWTFRLTTTRYILMALVAIMVVAAIFRFVLGLGAVTNLNDDWPWGLWIGFDLLCGIALAGGGFSTALIVHVLHREKYAPIARAALVTSMLGYIIALVSLLFDIGRWHNCWRPFFYWGYHSVLFEVFWCIALYTLVQVLEFGDIFFERVRSRPLKGILEKAMPFLLILGIILPTLHQSSLGSLFVVAVDKLNPLWWSMIIPFFFVWSAFFLGPAMVTFEGSLAARAYGRQPETEVYQSLVKVTMWMMIVYLIVKIIDLNTRGVFSLAFNGSFESNMFLLEMIGGIIIPIIMYAIPSIRKSQQGVAVASFLVVAGVVFNRANVNFTGMAQAAGGSYFPGIWEWLITLGFWSFLVLAYCFIAENFGILPKEEHTVSHAAGAQKSIAG
- a CDS encoding (4Fe-4S)-binding protein; amino-acid sequence: MPKGVLVDVSRCIGCRSCQVACKSWNDLPATPTGFNNNWDNPPDLTATNWTRVGYHLIEKEGQLKWRFVKTQCMHCDEPACESACFTHSFVKTKEGAVIYKPTELNQDYCVGCRYCMIACPFSVPKFEWDKAFPFVRKCRFCYDRMKEGDKPACVTTCPTGALQFGEREEILAEAHQRIDSNPNYIKHVYGEKEYGGTSWMYISDVPFEELGFKTNVSEKPIPLYSWDILKWTPWIFVGWGAILTALYTYNKRRAEVHHEEEMYAPVQDEE
- the tatC gene encoding twin-arginine translocase subunit TatC, yielding MPVMEHLEELRRVIIVSLVATTVLAVAAYFFSDRILAFLLDPLTKLGHRVIFTGVTEAFFVKIKVSFFAGFLAALPIILWQIWSFIMPALRKHEKVYFTLSVLVSFICFWGGVVFGFFGVYRYGIMFLLRFAGPSLLPMLTIDKYISFTITFLLPFGIIFEMPLVAFFLAKLELISYKLLARNRRYAFLAIIVIAAVITPTPDMITCLLVSGPLYFLYEVSIWIVRLVERGIARRKRAEELDELTGAQSAAS
- a CDS encoding twin-arginine translocase TatA/TatE family subunit encodes the protein MPHIGAPELILVVALALIIFGPGKLPEVGKAIGKTIKEFRRSSKEVIEENLEAVADKEGSQAVKATKG